A single window of Martelella sp. NC20 DNA harbors:
- the istB gene encoding IS21-like element helper ATPase IstB, translating into MSTEAPEILLAHDLKSLKLPTFQREYQKLARLCATEGVDHIGYLTRLAEREMIERDRRKVERRIKAAKFPVVKSLDSFDFTAIPKLNKMQVLELARCEWIERRENVIALGPSGTGKTHIALALGLAACQKGLSVGFTTAAAMVSEMMEARDERRLLRFQKQMAGYKLLIIDELGFVPLSKTGAELLFELISQRYERGATLITSNLPFDEWTEILGSERLTGALLDRVTHHVNILEMNGDSYRLAQSRARKAG; encoded by the coding sequence ATGAGCACCGAAGCACCCGAGATCCTGCTTGCCCACGACCTCAAGAGCCTGAAGCTGCCGACCTTCCAGCGGGAGTATCAGAAACTGGCCCGGCTTTGCGCCACCGAGGGCGTTGATCATATCGGATACCTCACCCGGCTTGCCGAGCGGGAAATGATCGAACGGGATCGCCGCAAGGTCGAGCGCCGTATCAAGGCAGCCAAATTCCCGGTTGTCAAAAGCCTCGACAGTTTCGATTTTACCGCCATACCGAAGCTCAACAAGATGCAGGTGCTGGAACTGGCCCGCTGCGAATGGATCGAGCGTCGCGAGAACGTCATCGCTCTCGGCCCCAGCGGAACCGGGAAGACGCACATAGCGCTCGCCCTTGGCCTGGCCGCCTGCCAGAAGGGCCTGTCCGTTGGCTTCACCACAGCAGCTGCCATGGTCAGCGAGATGATGGAGGCCCGTGACGAGCGGCGTCTCCTACGTTTCCAGAAGCAGATGGCAGGATACAAGCTGCTGATCATCGACGAACTTGGCTTCGTGCCGTTGTCAAAGACCGGCGCGGAGCTGCTGTTCGAGTTGATCTCGCAACGCTATGAGCGGGGCGCCACCCTGATCACCAGCAATCTGCCCTTTGACGAATGGACAGAAATCCTGGGATCCGAGCGACTGACTGGCGCTCTGCTCGACCGCGTCACCCACCACGTCAACATTCTCGAAATGAATGGCGACAGCTATCGTCTCGCCCAAAGCCGCGCCAGAAAGGCTGGCTGA
- a CDS encoding ABC transporter permease, translating to MSRLIIQRLLALLPLMFLVSVLSFSFTSMLPSDPVDLILGEEGSMEQREQMREQLGLNDFVVTRYVNWLGSALQGDLGTSFFNSVKVSEAVTQRLPVTLSLTIVSALISIIVGIPAGIAAALNPGSLIDRLATVGATLGQAIPNFWFGILLAAGFAVTLRWFPATGFTPINVSPWEWLRSITLPAVALGLSTSAALARQVRSAMVGVLQMDYVRAARAQGLSSRRVIIRHALKNALIPVVSVLSFQITILLGGALIIEQVFAINGLGSLAITAVRQQDIPMIQGIVLVMVGFVENGGAKVGHGSGGIIRPRAE from the coding sequence GTGAGCAGGTTAATTATTCAGAGACTTTTGGCACTTCTGCCTCTGATGTTTCTGGTGTCCGTCCTGTCTTTTTCCTTTACCTCGATGCTTCCCAGTGACCCCGTAGACTTGATACTCGGTGAAGAGGGGTCGATGGAACAGCGCGAGCAGATGCGCGAGCAACTTGGTCTGAACGATTTTGTCGTGACCCGCTATGTAAACTGGCTCGGCTCCGCACTCCAAGGTGATCTGGGCACATCGTTTTTCAACAGTGTGAAAGTCAGTGAAGCGGTCACACAGAGACTTCCTGTGACCTTGTCCCTCACTATTGTATCGGCGCTGATTTCGATCATCGTCGGGATTCCTGCGGGCATTGCCGCGGCGCTCAATCCGGGTTCTCTTATCGACCGCTTGGCAACTGTAGGCGCTACACTCGGTCAAGCGATTCCCAATTTCTGGTTCGGTATTCTGCTCGCCGCGGGATTCGCCGTTACGCTGCGATGGTTTCCAGCCACGGGCTTCACACCGATAAACGTGTCTCCATGGGAATGGCTACGCTCGATTACCCTTCCAGCAGTCGCCCTCGGCCTCAGCACCAGCGCAGCGCTGGCGCGTCAGGTCCGCTCGGCAATGGTCGGTGTCCTGCAAATGGACTATGTGCGGGCGGCGCGTGCGCAAGGTCTTTCTTCGCGCCGGGTCATCATCCGGCACGCTCTCAAAAATGCGCTCATTCCTGTGGTCTCGGTCTTGTCTTTCCAGATAACGATCTTGCTTGGCGGGGCGCTTATCATTGAGCAGGTCTTTGCCATCAATGGTCTGGGGTCACTCGCTATCACTGCTGTGCGCCAGCAGGATATTCCAATGATTCAAGGTATCGTCCTGGTCATGGTCGGCTTTGTTGAGAACGGCGGTGCAAAAGTCGGCCACGGAAGCGGCGGAATAATTCGTCCGCGGGCGGAGTAA
- a CDS encoding FAD-binding oxidoreductase, protein MRRPSNLDKCVVELSKLLGERLSTSAAVREHHGHGVSDRRGMEPDAVAFADTANEVSRITEACHRHNVPIIAFGAGTSVEDQVAAAQGGVCIDLSRMNNLVEIRPQDMLAVVEPGVTRKALNQALRDTGLFFPIDPGADASIGGMAATRASGTNAVRYGTMRDNVLALEVVLANGTIIRTGSRAQKSAAGYDLTGLFVGSEGTLGVITELTVKLYGIPEAVSVAVCPFPSLVQAVDAAIGIKQLGLSVARMELMDTVQMQASNAYSHLSHPLQPCLFFEFHGSPAHIAEQSEIAGSVCKDCGGTEFTAAEQAEERNRLWTARHDAYFAATALRPGAHAWPTDVCVPISQLARCIQETAEDLEKEGILAPICGHVGDGNFHALLLLDPEDADEMARAETVSARLVERAIAMGGTCTGEHGVGLGKMKYMPLEHGPALSAMAALKTALDPKGLLNPGKIIPHDYVVSIL, encoded by the coding sequence ATGAGGCGCCCGTCTAATCTCGATAAGTGTGTCGTCGAACTCTCCAAACTTCTCGGCGAGAGGCTTAGCACTTCGGCGGCAGTTCGAGAGCATCATGGCCATGGTGTTTCAGACCGACGTGGCATGGAGCCGGATGCCGTCGCCTTTGCCGATACGGCGAACGAGGTCTCGCGAATTACGGAAGCGTGCCATCGGCACAATGTGCCGATCATAGCATTTGGTGCCGGAACCTCGGTCGAGGATCAGGTCGCCGCGGCGCAAGGTGGCGTTTGCATAGACCTGTCACGCATGAACAATCTCGTCGAAATCAGGCCGCAGGATATGCTTGCGGTTGTGGAGCCGGGCGTAACCCGAAAAGCGCTCAATCAGGCCTTGCGCGACACGGGTCTCTTTTTCCCAATCGATCCAGGCGCGGATGCCTCGATCGGTGGCATGGCGGCGACCAGGGCTTCCGGCACCAACGCGGTGCGCTATGGAACGATGCGGGACAACGTGCTGGCACTAGAAGTCGTACTTGCGAACGGAACCATCATAAGGACCGGAAGCCGCGCGCAAAAATCCGCTGCAGGTTACGACCTGACCGGATTGTTCGTTGGCTCCGAAGGAACCTTGGGTGTCATCACCGAGCTGACCGTAAAACTCTACGGCATTCCCGAAGCGGTGAGCGTCGCCGTCTGCCCATTTCCCTCGCTGGTTCAGGCCGTGGACGCCGCCATAGGCATCAAACAATTGGGGCTTTCAGTTGCGCGGATGGAACTGATGGATACTGTGCAGATGCAAGCCAGCAATGCCTATTCGCACCTCTCGCACCCGCTTCAACCCTGCCTCTTTTTCGAGTTCCACGGCTCACCCGCCCATATCGCCGAACAATCTGAAATCGCCGGGTCTGTGTGCAAGGACTGTGGCGGAACCGAATTTACGGCGGCTGAACAGGCTGAGGAGCGAAACCGGCTTTGGACGGCGCGTCACGATGCATATTTTGCCGCAACCGCCTTGCGTCCGGGAGCACATGCGTGGCCAACAGATGTGTGTGTACCAATCTCGCAATTGGCACGATGTATTCAGGAGACGGCGGAAGACCTTGAGAAGGAGGGAATTCTTGCGCCCATCTGCGGGCACGTGGGAGACGGAAATTTCCACGCTTTATTGTTGCTGGACCCCGAGGATGCGGACGAAATGGCCCGCGCGGAAACCGTCAGCGCAAGACTGGTTGAGCGCGCCATCGCCATGGGCGGCACATGCACTGGCGAACATGGTGTCGGGCTTGGCAAGATGAAGTATATGCCCCTCGAGCACGGGCCAGCCTTGAGCGCGATGGCCGCGCTCAAGACAGCACTCGATCCAAAGGGCTTGCTGAACCCCGGCAAGATCATCCCGCACGACTATGTGGTTTCCATCTTGTAG
- a CDS encoding asparaginase yields the protein MKRVVIFGLGGTIASTATSSIGVVPQLDVTEIIDAVPSIETLAKIECVSFRNLPGAHLCVEDLFQLATDIEQAHCDGADGVVVVQGTDTIEETAYVLDLLVGTAGAVVVTGAMRNPTLPSADGPANLLAAVTVASTETFGNVGTVVVLNDSVHAAAWVRKAHTGSPSAFASPMTGPMGWISEKAAYKAWSPTRPGNIATAHLNEKAAKVALLNTWLGDDGGLVRAVVDLGFDGVVIAGLGGGHTNVAVASALEEIAKSVPVVIVSRVGAGETLRNTYGFLGSEMDLASRGLVSAASLDGVKARLLLTLLLSRRDSDTGAALKDFQRFSQGYRI from the coding sequence TTGAAGCGGGTCGTAATTTTTGGTTTGGGCGGCACCATTGCGTCTACGGCGACCTCTTCAATCGGGGTTGTACCCCAGCTCGATGTGACAGAGATCATTGACGCAGTTCCAAGTATCGAAACTTTAGCAAAAATTGAGTGTGTTTCTTTTCGCAACTTACCTGGCGCTCACCTGTGCGTGGAAGACCTCTTTCAGCTGGCAACCGATATAGAACAGGCGCATTGCGATGGCGCAGACGGGGTTGTCGTTGTCCAGGGCACAGATACTATTGAGGAAACCGCATACGTACTGGATTTGTTGGTTGGCACAGCGGGTGCTGTTGTGGTCACCGGAGCGATGCGAAATCCGACGTTGCCGAGTGCAGACGGCCCCGCAAACTTGTTAGCGGCGGTGACGGTTGCGTCGACGGAGACTTTTGGAAATGTGGGCACTGTCGTCGTCCTGAATGACAGCGTTCATGCGGCGGCTTGGGTACGCAAAGCGCATACCGGATCTCCATCTGCATTTGCTTCGCCTATGACCGGACCAATGGGATGGATATCGGAAAAAGCGGCCTATAAGGCGTGGTCGCCGACACGTCCTGGTAATATCGCGACTGCACACCTCAACGAAAAGGCGGCGAAAGTCGCATTGCTGAACACTTGGCTGGGAGACGATGGCGGCCTGGTTAGGGCCGTCGTTGATCTTGGATTTGATGGAGTTGTTATTGCCGGGTTGGGTGGTGGCCACACCAACGTTGCAGTTGCTAGTGCGCTCGAAGAAATTGCAAAGAGCGTGCCGGTTGTCATCGTCTCAAGGGTGGGTGCGGGAGAGACTCTGAGAAACACCTATGGCTTCTTAGGGTCGGAAATGGACTTGGCATCTCGTGGTCTGGTGTCTGCGGCATCGTTGGATGGCGTGAAAGCCCGCCTCTTGCTCACTTTGCTTTTGTCCCGTAGAGACAGCGACACTGGCGCCGCCCTGAAGGATTTTCAAAGATTTTCGCAGGGGTACAGGATTTAG
- a CDS encoding MarR family winged helix-turn-helix transcriptional regulator, which produces MKQDKNSPAKPAEKVFHGGSVILNLDDWIPYQFSYISNQTSLYLEELYNSRFGLSVTGWRVMANLAIHSPLSAKEVAAHTAMDQVQVTRAINQLHKIGMISRRTDSHDRRKVVLRLSQRGAEVYATIAPYAIEIERRLLAELSAAEVETLRNLTSKVVAVAKEVFKEQDEDNPKK; this is translated from the coding sequence GTGAAGCAAGACAAGAATTCCCCTGCAAAGCCCGCCGAAAAAGTGTTTCATGGAGGTTCCGTCATCCTTAATCTCGATGACTGGATTCCTTATCAATTCTCATACATTTCCAATCAGACCTCGCTTTATCTCGAAGAACTCTACAATAGCCGGTTTGGGCTATCGGTGACCGGATGGCGCGTCATGGCGAACCTCGCCATTCACTCGCCGCTCTCCGCAAAAGAGGTCGCCGCACACACCGCCATGGACCAGGTACAGGTGACGCGTGCCATCAATCAGCTGCACAAGATCGGGATGATCAGCCGACGCACCGATTCGCATGACCGACGTAAGGTGGTGTTGCGCCTGAGCCAGCGCGGCGCAGAAGTTTATGCGACGATCGCGCCTTACGCGATTGAGATCGAGCGGCGGCTTCTCGCCGAGTTGAGCGCCGCCGAGGTCGAGACGTTGCGTAATCTGACGAGCAAGGTCGTCGCGGTCGCCAAGGAGGTTTTCAAAGAACAGGACGAAGACAATCCCAAGAAGTGA
- a CDS encoding LysR family transcriptional regulator, whose translation MDLKELRYFFAVAEAGSFSAAAQRINIAQSALSRHIKLLEHDVGGELFTRLPRGIALTEAGKILFERARRILDDVSTVRQDLQTHHGELRGIASLVAPSSLATILFEPLAIHFLKNYPNVQLRLSEGLSPDALNRVSQGDSEIAVVTEPPSSDHWKLELLFHEQILLLAPGGTQDIRKRLTLDEATRLPLITSSQGKRSKLLEASISGHGAMEPPVQIDSLYPVLKLVQNGHGCAILPSCALALDVAKDLHVSEVTDYSVTRWIATSRGRPLSRASEELIAVLRSEAKTLEAKGLIRTPNKKY comes from the coding sequence GTGGATCTGAAGGAATTGCGCTATTTTTTTGCCGTAGCCGAAGCTGGAAGCTTTAGCGCAGCCGCGCAACGAATAAACATCGCTCAATCTGCGCTCAGTCGACACATCAAGTTACTTGAGCACGATGTGGGTGGTGAACTGTTTACCCGGCTTCCGAGAGGAATCGCCCTGACTGAGGCGGGCAAAATTTTGTTTGAGCGCGCTCGCCGCATACTCGATGACGTATCTACTGTCCGCCAGGACCTGCAAACACACCACGGGGAATTGCGCGGTATCGCCAGTCTGGTGGCGCCATCCAGCTTGGCTACAATCTTATTCGAGCCCTTGGCCATTCACTTCCTGAAGAATTATCCAAACGTACAACTTCGGTTATCGGAGGGCTTGTCACCGGATGCATTGAACCGGGTGAGCCAGGGTGATTCAGAAATTGCAGTGGTTACCGAACCGCCAAGCAGTGACCACTGGAAATTGGAATTGCTCTTCCATGAACAAATACTCTTGCTGGCACCCGGTGGAACTCAAGACATACGCAAGAGACTGACACTCGATGAAGCAACTCGACTCCCTTTGATTACCTCTTCACAGGGCAAAAGATCAAAATTATTAGAGGCGTCGATTTCGGGACACGGCGCGATGGAACCCCCTGTTCAGATCGATAGTCTTTATCCGGTTCTCAAATTGGTCCAAAACGGCCATGGGTGTGCCATATTGCCTTCGTGTGCACTAGCCTTGGATGTCGCCAAGGACCTCCATGTTTCGGAAGTAACGGATTACAGTGTCACGAGGTGGATCGCCACATCGAGAGGACGCCCTCTCAGTCGCGCAAGCGAAGAACTGATTGCCGTACTCAGGTCAGAAGCCAAGACCCTGGAAGCGAAAGGACTCATTCGAACGCCCAACAAAAAGTACTGA
- the istA gene encoding IS21 family transposase: MELYLKVRLAVSEGMSRRQAAKHFNISRDSVAKMLSYSTPPGYQRQSPVRRPKLDAFVSTIDHWLDEDRHVPRKQRHTAKRVFDRLRDECGFTGGYTIIKGYIREREQRRQEVFVPLSHPPGHAQADFGEATVVIGGVEQKAHFFVLDLPHSDGCYVRAYPAAVAEAWVDGHVHAFAFFGAVPPSIVYDNDRCLVAKILPDGTRKRATLFSGFLSHYLIRDRYGRPGKGNDKGNVEGLVGYARRNFMVPIPQFPTWDAFNAFLEEQCRKRQRDRLRGESEMIGERLQRDLAAMQSLPASPFDACDQASARVTAQSLVRYKTNDYSVPVAYGHQDVWVRGYVDKVVIGCRGEIIARHPRSFDREDVIFDPVHYLPLIEQKINALDQAAPLQGWDLPEEFATLCRLMEGRMAKHGRREYVQVLRLLESFDMADLHAAIKQAIHLGAIGFDAVKHLILCRVERRPPRLDLSIYPYLPRATVETTSAKAYMGLLSSGKGEAA; encoded by the coding sequence GTGGAACTTTATCTGAAGGTTCGTCTGGCCGTCTCGGAAGGGATGAGCCGACGTCAGGCAGCCAAGCACTTCAACATATCCCGCGACAGCGTAGCGAAGATGTTGTCGTATTCGACGCCTCCTGGCTATCAGCGACAATCACCGGTCCGGCGGCCGAAGCTGGACGCGTTCGTTTCAACGATCGACCACTGGTTGGACGAAGACAGACACGTACCGCGCAAACAGCGCCATACAGCCAAGCGTGTGTTTGACCGGCTTCGTGATGAGTGCGGGTTCACCGGCGGCTATACGATTATCAAGGGCTATATCCGGGAGCGGGAACAGCGCCGTCAGGAAGTCTTCGTGCCGCTTTCTCATCCGCCCGGCCATGCGCAGGCCGATTTCGGTGAGGCGACGGTCGTGATCGGAGGTGTCGAGCAGAAAGCCCATTTCTTCGTACTCGATCTTCCGCATAGCGACGGTTGCTATGTGCGGGCTTATCCGGCGGCGGTAGCCGAGGCTTGGGTCGATGGCCACGTCCATGCGTTCGCCTTCTTCGGGGCCGTGCCTCCATCAATCGTCTATGACAATGACCGCTGCCTTGTGGCGAAGATCCTGCCTGATGGCACGCGCAAGCGGGCAACACTGTTCAGCGGGTTCCTGTCCCATTATCTGATCCGGGATCGCTATGGCCGCCCCGGAAAGGGTAATGACAAGGGGAATGTCGAGGGCCTCGTGGGCTATGCGCGGCGTAACTTCATGGTCCCCATCCCGCAGTTTCCAACGTGGGATGCGTTCAATGCCTTTCTGGAAGAACAGTGCCGCAAGCGCCAGCGCGACAGGCTGCGTGGTGAGAGCGAGATGATCGGTGAACGGCTGCAGCGTGATCTGGCTGCCATGCAGTCCTTGCCAGCCTCCCCATTTGACGCCTGCGATCAGGCCAGCGCCAGGGTCACGGCACAGTCTCTCGTTCGCTACAAGACGAACGACTATTCCGTACCCGTCGCCTACGGTCACCAGGACGTCTGGGTCCGAGGCTATGTCGACAAGGTGGTGATTGGTTGCCGCGGCGAGATCATCGCCCGCCATCCCAGGAGCTTTGATCGGGAGGATGTCATCTTCGACCCTGTGCATTACCTGCCGCTGATCGAGCAGAAGATCAATGCGCTGGATCAGGCAGCCCCTTTGCAGGGCTGGGATCTGCCGGAGGAGTTCGCGACACTGTGCCGTCTGATGGAAGGCCGCATGGCAAAGCATGGCCGGCGAGAATACGTGCAGGTTCTTCGACTGCTGGAAAGCTTCGATATGGCTGACCTGCATGCGGCGATCAAGCAAGCCATTCATCTCGGTGCGATCGGCTTCGACGCCGTCAAACATCTGATTCTTTGCCGGGTGGAGCGCCGGCCGCCGCGACTTGATCTGTCGATCTATCCCTACCTGCCGAGAGCAACCGTGGAGACGACATCGGCGAAGGCGTATATGGGCCTCCTGTCATCGGGGAAGGGAGAAGCGGCATGA
- a CDS encoding alpha-hydroxy acid oxidase → MEYLIVTEKVELRPDAISLDYKVQSVPVERVGNSTALPLPRLAKVQNVLKMRARAKKAMPRAIFDFIDGAAEQEISRRRNRSQFDNWGFVHRVGVDVSRIDMSVELFGDTYDAPFGIGPTGLAGLAWPKAETLIAQGAKAANIPFCLSTVSSVRLEEVAENAGAGLWFQLYIFKDRGLARELVSRAKQAGYKVLVITVDCATGGNRERDPKNDFTLPLRPTMRSALDILRRPGWIGRLLANGAPKPENMVEAAAKAAQNAQGLVVFMSEQLDPSVTWREVEEFVELWDGPVVIKGVLSAEDAGTAVKIGADGFILSNHGGRQLDGAVSSLHVVERVRDAVGPSPTIFCDGGFRRGADILKARALGANAVLMGRNTLYGVGAAGRPGVDHVIHLLKTEVERALVLLGVPRVSDLTRDHLMDMSRLPPAPLKAD, encoded by the coding sequence ATGGAGTATCTCATCGTGACGGAAAAAGTCGAACTCCGCCCTGACGCCATTTCGCTTGACTATAAAGTGCAAAGCGTCCCTGTGGAGCGGGTTGGCAATTCAACTGCACTTCCCCTGCCCCGCCTTGCCAAGGTGCAAAACGTGCTGAAGATGCGCGCGCGCGCCAAAAAGGCCATGCCACGGGCGATCTTCGACTTTATAGATGGTGCCGCCGAACAGGAAATTTCGCGCCGACGTAACCGCTCTCAGTTCGACAACTGGGGCTTCGTACACAGGGTGGGTGTGGATGTCAGCCGCATCGACATGTCGGTGGAACTGTTCGGCGACACGTATGATGCGCCATTCGGCATCGGACCTACAGGGCTTGCTGGTCTTGCCTGGCCCAAGGCTGAGACTTTAATCGCTCAAGGCGCCAAAGCCGCCAATATTCCGTTCTGCCTCAGCACCGTCTCGAGCGTGCGTCTTGAAGAAGTCGCTGAAAATGCCGGTGCGGGACTTTGGTTCCAGCTCTACATCTTTAAGGACAGAGGCCTTGCCCGAGAGCTTGTCAGCCGCGCCAAGCAGGCCGGTTACAAAGTTTTGGTCATCACCGTGGATTGCGCAACCGGGGGCAATCGCGAACGAGATCCAAAAAACGATTTCACCTTGCCCTTGCGTCCCACCATGCGTAGCGCACTCGACATACTGAGACGGCCTGGTTGGATCGGGCGGCTGCTGGCCAACGGCGCGCCCAAGCCTGAAAACATGGTGGAGGCGGCCGCAAAGGCTGCTCAAAACGCGCAGGGGCTTGTCGTGTTCATGAGCGAGCAACTCGACCCCTCGGTGACATGGCGCGAGGTAGAGGAATTCGTCGAACTCTGGGATGGACCGGTCGTCATCAAGGGTGTTCTGAGTGCCGAAGACGCTGGGACGGCAGTGAAGATCGGAGCTGATGGCTTCATATTGTCAAACCACGGAGGGCGACAGCTGGATGGTGCAGTGTCCTCCCTGCATGTTGTTGAAAGGGTGCGCGATGCCGTCGGACCTTCACCGACCATTTTCTGCGACGGGGGCTTCCGGCGCGGCGCCGATATTCTCAAAGCCAGAGCCTTGGGAGCGAATGCCGTACTGATGGGTCGCAACACACTTTATGGTGTAGGCGCCGCCGGTCGACCGGGCGTCGATCACGTCATTCACCTGTTGAAGACGGAAGTGGAACGGGCGCTTGTGCTCCTCGGCGTCCCGCGGGTCTCGGATCTTACGCGCGACCACTTGATGGATATGTCCCGGTTGCCGCCCGCGCCACTGAAGGCAGACTAG
- the hppD gene encoding 4-hydroxyphenylpyruvate dioxygenase encodes MGIPVEKDPKKVYDNPLGTDGIPFIEFSAVDIKPIATLLEKCGFEHIANHRRHSVQLWRQGEMDVLLNDDAETYGVNFAKLHGPCISAISFRIADEKVSCAAAADNGIVYYDGDRGVLTIGAPAMDGIGHSLLYLMTRDTEERIKAEEFVPLSGDNLKQVEGAGFKLIDHLTHNVMAGNMERWAAFYRNAFNFREVFYLDTKGQSTGLRTRAMKSPCNRICIPVNEPTDEKSQIQEYIDAYKGEGVQHLAFLSNNLNESIEQISDNGIPLMEIPDTYYGDIEGRMPGHGQDVARLKSNGILIDGDRDESGEWTILLQLFSKNLIGPIFFEFIERRGNEGFGNNNAKALFEAIERDQIKRGVVQAS; translated from the coding sequence ATGGGCATTCCAGTCGAGAAAGACCCGAAAAAAGTGTATGATAATCCGTTGGGCACCGACGGCATTCCCTTTATCGAGTTCAGTGCAGTGGATATCAAGCCGATCGCGACCCTACTGGAAAAATGCGGATTCGAGCACATCGCCAATCACCGCCGCCATTCGGTTCAACTGTGGCGACAGGGCGAGATGGACGTATTGCTCAATGACGACGCTGAGACCTATGGCGTGAACTTCGCCAAGCTGCACGGCCCCTGCATTTCGGCCATTTCCTTCCGGATTGCCGACGAAAAGGTGTCCTGCGCCGCGGCGGCCGATAACGGCATCGTCTATTACGACGGCGATCGCGGCGTGTTGACCATCGGAGCGCCGGCCATGGACGGAATCGGCCACAGCCTTTTGTATTTAATGACGCGCGACACCGAGGAGCGCATCAAAGCCGAAGAATTTGTGCCGCTCTCAGGCGATAACTTGAAACAGGTCGAGGGCGCCGGCTTCAAACTCATCGATCACCTCACCCACAATGTGATGGCCGGCAATATGGAGCGCTGGGCCGCCTTTTACCGGAATGCCTTCAACTTCCGGGAAGTTTTTTATCTCGACACCAAAGGTCAGAGCACGGGTCTGAGAACACGCGCAATGAAAAGTCCGTGCAACCGAATCTGTATTCCGGTGAATGAGCCAACTGACGAAAAGTCGCAAATCCAGGAATACATCGACGCGTACAAAGGCGAAGGCGTGCAGCATCTCGCTTTTCTCAGCAATAATCTGAACGAAAGCATCGAACAGATTTCTGACAACGGTATTCCGCTGATGGAAATTCCCGACACCTATTATGGCGATATCGAGGGCCGCATGCCGGGCCATGGCCAAGATGTTGCACGGCTCAAATCCAACGGAATCCTGATCGATGGAGATCGTGATGAAAGCGGCGAATGGACCATCTTGCTCCAGCTGTTCTCGAAAAACCTGATCGGGCCGATCTTTTTCGAGTTCATCGAGCGGCGCGGCAATGAAGGGTTTGGCAACAACAATGCCAAGGCGCTGTTTGAAGCGATCGAGCGCGACCAGATCAAGCGGGGGGTCGTACAGGCTTCTTAG
- a CDS encoding RidA family protein: protein MSITHIGENPLMSDVTIHNGVAYLSGQVAMEARGAPFADQAQAIFARIDDLLKQAGTDRSKLLNVSIWLVDLDEFTEFNTLWQGWLKDVRPPARATVGARLVMPGLKLEIQVTAAV from the coding sequence GTGAGCATCACCCATATCGGTGAAAACCCTCTGATGTCGGACGTCACCATTCATAATGGCGTTGCGTATCTGTCCGGCCAGGTCGCGATGGAGGCCCGCGGCGCCCCGTTCGCAGACCAGGCACAGGCGATTTTCGCGCGCATCGACGATCTGCTCAAGCAAGCGGGAACAGATCGCTCGAAACTCCTGAACGTTTCAATATGGCTTGTCGACCTCGACGAATTCACTGAATTCAATACACTTTGGCAGGGCTGGCTGAAAGACGTCCGTCCCCCTGCAAGAGCGACTGTCGGTGCGCGACTTGTTATGCCCGGTCTCAAGCTCGAAATCCAGGTCACGGCGGCAGTGTAG
- the maiA gene encoding maleylacetoacetate isomerase, with protein MITLYDYWRSSASYRVRISLGLANLEWKTVSINLVDDEQKGSAYLARNPQGLVPAIEIDGNVFTQSLAIIEYLDETRGLNLLSSSASARARIRTLAYAIAMDIHPVCNLGPARHAVSQSDGGITMESWMQSFIGPGLAAFEAMLDDGDYCHGTKVSLADICLMPQLYNAHRWGVPLDAMPKIRRVEAHLSSIPAFSAAHPDDVRKT; from the coding sequence ATGATCACTCTTTATGACTATTGGAGATCTTCAGCCAGCTATCGTGTGCGGATCTCCTTGGGATTGGCTAACCTCGAATGGAAAACCGTATCGATAAATCTGGTCGACGATGAGCAGAAGGGCTCGGCTTACCTCGCCCGCAATCCGCAAGGCCTGGTACCTGCGATTGAAATAGACGGGAATGTTTTCACCCAATCACTTGCAATTATCGAGTATCTCGATGAAACGCGCGGCCTCAACCTGTTATCATCCAGTGCATCAGCGCGCGCCCGCATTCGTACCCTTGCCTATGCAATTGCCATGGACATCCATCCTGTCTGCAATCTGGGTCCCGCCCGCCATGCCGTGTCGCAATCCGACGGCGGGATCACCATGGAAAGCTGGATGCAAAGCTTCATCGGACCCGGTCTTGCCGCATTTGAAGCAATGCTCGACGATGGCGATTACTGCCACGGCACCAAAGTCAGCCTCGCAGATATTTGCCTGATGCCTCAGCTTTACAATGCCCACCGGTGGGGCGTGCCACTGGACGCTATGCCGAAGATTCGCCGTGTGGAGGCGCATCTTTCTTCCATACCCGCCTTTTCCGCTGCGCACCCTGACGACGTACGAAAAACCTGA